From the Solanum lycopersicum chromosome 10, SLM_r2.1 genome, one window contains:
- the LOC104649565 gene encoding uncharacterized protein, translated as MKAQALAKNPIDQEYEPLKTYFPDEEISCIDEVIHDNDQGWMLFFDGASNRKGIGIGAVLMSESGKYYPLSGQLRFHCTNNMSEYEACIFGLRLAVDMGIQKLHIPKMHNEIAYALATLSSMLQHPDDTLIDPLYIQIRDQHAYCNMIEEEFDGYHWLTMERDSIRFVCKCHECQIHGNLIHFPPSELHEMSAPWPFVAWGMYVIGLIEPKASNGHRFILVAIDYFTKWVEAVTFKSVTKKVVVDFIHFNIICRFGIPKVIITDNVANLNSHLIQEVCYQFKIEHRNSTPYRPKDYGAVEASKKNMKKILRKMVQSSRQWHEKLPFALLGYRTIVRTSVGATPYSLVYGTETVIPIEIEISSLRIVVEAEIDDDEWIKTRLEQLGLIDEASDSSMSWTIIS; from the exons ATGAAAGCTCAAGCATTGGCAAAGAACCCTATTGATCAAGAATATGAACCACTTAAAACCTATTTTCCAGATGAAGAGATATCTTGTATCGATGAAGTTATTCACGATAACGATCAAGGTTGGATGTTATTCTTTGATGGTGCCTCTAACAGGAAAGGAATTGGAATAGGAGCTGTTCTTATGTCTGAATCAGGGAAATATTACCCTTTATCAGGCCAACTTAGATTTCATTGTACTAATAATATGTCTGAGTACGAAGCGTGCATTTTTGGTCTGAGGTTAGCTGTTGACATGGGCATCCAAAAATT ACACATTCCTAAAATGCACAATGAGATTGCATATGCATTGGCCACTTTATCTTCGATGCTCCAACACCCTGATGACACCCTTATTGACCCTTTATACATACAAATTCGTGATCAACATGCCTATTGCAACATGATCGAGGAGGAATTTGATG GATATCATTGGCTCACTATGGAGCGGGATTCCATACGATTTGTTTGTAAATGTCATGAATGTCAAATACATGGTAATTTGATACATTTTCCCCCTTCTGAGTTGCATGAAATGTCCGCTCCATGGCCTTTCGTAGCATGGGGAATGTATGTGATAGGACTGATAGAACCAAAAGCATCGAATGGTCACAGGTTCATCTTGGTGGCTATTGATTATTTTacaaagtgggtggaagcagtaACTTTCAAGTCAGTGACGAAGAAGGTCGTGGTGGATTTCATCCATTTCAACATCATCTGTCGATTTGGTATTCCAAAGGTGATTATAACTGATAACGTCGCAAATCTCAACAGCCACTTAATCCAAGAGGTATGCTACCAATTTAAGATTGAGCATCGAAATTCGACTCCGTATCGCCCAAAGGACTATGGGGCTGTAGAagcttctaaaaaaaatatgaaaaagatacTTCGTAAGATGGTGCAAAGTTCTCgacaatggcatgaaaagttgccttttgctttgttgggttatcgcACTATAGTTCGTACGTCAGTGGGCGCTACTCCATATTCACTGGTATACGGGACTGAGACAGTTATACCTATAGAGATTGAGATCTCATCTTTACGGATCGTTGTggaggctgaaattgatgatgatgagtgGATCAAAACTCGGTTAGAGCAATTAGGTTTGATTGATGAAGCGTCTGACAGCAGTATGTCATGgacaattatatcataa